CGCATTGCGGTGATCAGTTCGTCGACGCGGCTCGGTCTGCCGGAGATTGAACTCGGTATTCTCCCCGGCTGGGGCGGCACGCAGAGACTCCCCGGCCTGGTGGGCATCCTGCAGACGATCTCGCTGATTCTCCAGGCCAAGAAGCTCACTGCGGAAAAAGCCGAGAATATCGGACTCGTCGATCAGGCTGTGACGCCGGATCAGGTCGAGGACGCCGTTTTGAAGTGTGTGAAGTCGGGGGGCGAGATCCGGGCGGAACGGAAACGGACCTGGTTGAACTGGGTGCTCGACCGTACGAATTTCGGCCGGGACATGGTCATCGCTCGAACCGGCAAGAAAATTGGCCGGCAGAAGGAGCACTATCCCGCACTTGAGAAAGCGTTGACGGCCATCAGGAAATCGTACGAGAGAGGAGACGCCGGCTATCGCTACGAACAGGAAGCGATCGGACAACTCCTGTTGAGTCCGACCTGCCGCAATCTGGTGCGGCTGTTTCTGCTGCGAGAGCGGGCCCGCTCGCTGGAGACGTGGGACGTCTCAGAGTCGGTTCGCGAGCAGTCTCCGCGCACACTGGTTGTGCTCGGCGGAGGGACGATGGGAGCCGGCATCGCTCAGATCGGGATCAAGAACGGGCTGCATGTGGTCGTTAAGGAGATCAACGACGAAGCTGTCGAGGCGGCTCAGCAGCGGGTCAGTAAGATCTACGACACGCTGGTCGATCGGAAGAGTCTGACTCAATCCGAAGCGGACACGCATCTCGGCCGACTGACGCTCACGACCCAATGGGAGCCGTGCAGACAGGGAGATGTGGTCATCGAAGCCGTGCCGGAATCGCTAAGCCTGAAGCAGTCGATCTTCCAGGAACTGGCGGCCATGGTTCCTGTTGAGACGGTTCTGGCGACGAATACTTCAGCTCTGTCAGTGGATGAAATCTTCGCGGACGTTCCGGCTGGCGAACGCGTGGGCGGTCTGCACTTCTTCAATCCTGTGCATCGAATGGACCTCATCGAAGTCGTTCAAGGGAGCACAACCAGCCCGGAGACGACGGGGCGACTGCTGGCACTCTCTCGCAAGCTGGGCAAGACGCCCATTCTGACGCGGGATTCTCCGGGCTTCGTCGTGAACCGGGTGTTGATGCCGTACCTGGACGAGGCGGTCAAGATTGCTCTGGAGTTCACCTCGTCAAGCAGCGATCTGGCCGGGATCGATCAACAGATGAAGCGCTTCGGAATGCCCATGGGCCCGCTGGAGTTGATGGACCAGGTAGGGATCGATGTGGCCGCTCATGTCGCTTCGTCGATGTCGGTCGTTTTCGGCGAGGACTCGATCACCGCACTGGTGCTGCAGCGAATGGTCGATGCGAAACGCCTCGGACGAAAAACTGAAGCCGGGTTTTACAACTACGTCCATGGGAAGCGAACCGAAGCTGTCGGACTACATCCGCTTGTCGAAGGGATTGAGATCGACATTTCCGTGGCTCCAGAGACGCCACTGGATGGGCAACTGACCCCGATCCAGCAGCGACTCGTCATGGCGATGGTTAACGAAGCCGGCCGCTGTCTGGATGAGAACGTTGTGGAGGAAGCCTGGATGATCGATCTGGCCATGGTGCTCGGCACCGGCTTTGCCCCGTTCCGGGGTGGTCCACTCCGGTATGCGGCTGAGTTTCCCCGCGAGGACCTGATCAAAACGCTGAAGGCGATGGCTCAGGTATACGGGCCGCGTTTCGAACCGTCTCCGTCGCTCCGATCTCTCGAGTCCTGAAGAGCGACGTGCACTGATGCCCCGAGTTTTTCACGGTAACTTTGAGTTCGAGCACGAGCTCGCCGAAGGAAGTCGCTTTCAACTCTCCCGAAAGCTGCAGCGGATCAACGCTCTCTGGGCGGGCCGACTGACGTCGCTGATGTCGTCCGGTGATGCTCTCTTCGTGCCGGGGTGGAATCTGCTCAATGAGATTGAGCAAACAACCCTTCTTGAGTGGTGCGGCGAGCTTCAGTTACTCTCTCAACCGCGAATGCTCGCCGACGAATTCGAAGACTTCATTCCGTGGGGATGGACGGAAGGAATGGTTTTACGGGCAGAATCACTGGGGCTGTCCTGCTCGCCGCCATCGCTCGATGCCGTTCGCTGGTTGAATGCCCGGGGAACTTCCTTCGAACTGGAGCAGACGTTCGAAGTTGCTCCGCCAGGCTGTCGGCGGATTGGTTCGATCGCGGAACTGGAGGAGCATCTCACATCGTTCGACGCCGAGGCTGCCTGGGTGATCAAAGCCGAATTCGGCATGTCAGGTCGCGAGCGGATTCTCGGACGGGGAACGAATCTGCAACTTATCGACCAGGGCTGGCTGCAGCGTCGGCTTACAGGATCCGGTCGTGTGTACTTCGAGCCGTGGTTCGATCGCCTCGAGGAAATGAGCTTCCACTACGAGATCGCCCCCGACGGCGTTGTACGCTTCCTGGGGGCAACCCGTCTGCAGTGCGACGACTGCGGTCGATATCAGAGCAATCAGCACGTCGACTTCGAAGGTTCGCCTGACTTGAAGTCGGAGTGGGCAGTCTCGCGAACGACGACCGAAGCCTGTGCGAAGCGTGCGGCTGAGCGGAGTTATTTCGGTCCGCTCAGCATTGATTCGATGCGCTATCGCACGAGTGACCGCACGATTCGCGAGCGACCCCTGCAGGATATCAACGGTCGCTGGACGATGGGACGCTGCGAGCTGGAACGTGCTCTGCGAGAGCGATAGCCGATCAGGGGACGATCAACTTTCCCTGCCCGGGCGGTCGGCCCGTTTGCTGCTCGATGGCCTCTCGGTATTTGGCAAGTCGCTGGAAGATCTCGGCATGCGCGTCGGCGACGTTGTTCTGCTCGGTCGGATCCTGCTTGAGATTGAACAGGCCCGGTCTCGCACCGTGATCTCCGGTGACAACGCCGGGATGGGCAGCAGGGCCGTATTGCTCATCAGGCGCGAGTAGGGTGACACCGTTCGGACGGCGGGGATCGATCCAGTCGTCTGGGAAATTCAGAGCAGGGGGCATCTGCTGATGATACTTCCAGTCGCCCTGACGCACCGACTTCACGTTCCCCTGAAACGAAAAGAGCAATCGCTCGGGAACGGCTGCCTCCCCCGTCATTGCCGGGAGGAGATCGAAGCCGTCGATGACCCGGTCATCGGGAGCCGGGATGTTCGCTGCGGCAAGAACCGTTGAGAAGACATCCATGATGATGGTCGGCTCGTCGATGATCTGACCAGCGGGAATCGTCCCTGGCCAGCGGATGATGGCCGGCACTCGCAAGCCGCCTTCCCAGGTTCTGCTCTTCATGCCGCGCAGTCCGGCGGTTGATCCCCCAAACCAGGGGCCATTGTCGCTGGTGAAGACAACCAGAGTCGACTCGTCAATTTTCAGTTGTTGCAGGCATTCGATCAGATGCCCCACGCTCCAGTCGAGCTCGGCAATCACATCGCGGTACAGATCGGGACTCGGGCCAGACGGCTGACGGGAATAGAAGTCTTCCGAGCAGGCGAGCGGCTTATGTGGCATCGCATGGGGAAGGTACAGAAAGAACGGTTGCTGTTTGTTCTTCTCGATGAAGGCGACAGCTGCCTCGGTGTATCGTTTCGTCAATGTCGCCTGCACAACGGGGTATTCGACGATGTCGTCGTTCTTCCACAGCTGCACCGGGTGCATGTCGTTGCTGTAGAGAATCCCCAGGTAATCATCGAAGCCATGCTTCGTCGGGTGAAACTGGGGCTGGTGGCCGAGATGCCATTTGCCGATGGCCATTGTGGCGTAGCCCTGCTGTTGAAACAGCTCGCCGAGCGTCAGTTCATCCTGGGGTAACCCGAGTTGATCCAGAGCAGGATTCGGCTTCCGAGCCTGTTGCAGTCCATAGTCGGCTGCGGGCACGGGATTGCCGAGCATCATGTTGTTCCGAAACGGATACCGCCCCGTCAGCAGCGACGCTCTCGATGGCGCACAATACGGGCAGCTCGAGGAGAAGTCGGTGAAGCGAACCCCTTCGCGGGCCATGCGGTCGATGTAGGGTGTCTGAAATCGTTCGTTTCCGTAACAGGCCAGATCGCCCAGGCCCAGGTCATCGGCGTAGATGATGATGACATTCGGCCGATCGGTTTTCTCAGCAGCCGGGAGAAGCGTGGATGGAATCAGAACCGTCAGCAGGCGAGCAGGACCGGTTTCAGCATGACAAACTCCTCGGAACGCACGGGGACAGATGGCTGATCGATACCGTAGCACGCCGGCAATGCGAGGAACAATCGAACCGGTTCGCGCAAAAAGAAATCCCTCTCCGGCAATCGCCAGGGAGAGGGATTCTGAACTCAAGTGGTGGTGGGGCGTTCTTAGAACTCGCCGATCACTTCGCCACCCTGAATCGTGCCGAGTGCCTGGTAAAGGCGGACATCGATGTTCTCGGAAATAAAGCGGACGTGTCCGTCACCCAACACGAACTGAGCTCCCCCCTGGTGCGGGCTGCTGAAGTCGTCGAAGTGAGCGGTCGGATCGTTCGGCACGTGGTCCATCGCACCCAGAACGCGCTGGAAGGCTTCTTCCCCTTCCGGCACCATACCGACCCAGGTCGAGTACCAGTCGAGAGCTTCGTTGGTGCGGCGTTCGCCGACGACCATCGTATTGCTCAGGCCATCGGTCAAATCCCGAAAACGAACCTTGCTGTTGTGGTAAAAGGTTCCGTCGCCGTTGCACTGGCCGGAGGTCGAAACCGGAGCCGTGCCCGGAGCATTCTCACAGCCATGCAGCTCTTCGGTACCGAAGACACCAACGTAGTTGGCGATCGGAAGCTCAGCGATCACGGTTCCCGGGGACCCTTCTTCTTCAATCTCAAAGCGAGGCGGCTTCGGATCCGAGGGACATTCGAACACGTTGATGTTGTTCAAACGGAAGTCGTCGTTAGCAGGATCGGCGATGCTGATGTTCGCATTGAACAGATCGTAAATGGCCGGCTGTTCGAGGTACGGGAGAATCATGGTGCCCCAGCCGGCTCCGCTGACGCCATCGTGGGCGGAATGGGCCGTGCCGTCGACAGAGATCCAGCCCGGAGGCAGGGTGGTGTGAACATCGTGATAGTTGTGCAGGGCCAGTCCAATCTGCTTCAGGTTGTTTTTACAGCTCGAACGACGAGCGGCTTCTCGAGCCTGCTGAACGGCCGGAAGCAGCAGAGCCACCAGGATGGCAATGATTGCGATAACGACAAGCAGTTCGATAAGCGTAAAACCGGTGCGGCGGATACGGAGCGATAAAGGGAAAGACGTCATGAATGAAAATCCTCGGACAAGTTGATCGCAATAATAGAAGCGTATCGACGCGGCGTCTGCCGGAGGCGACGATACGGAAGCAGGGTCTGTGCATCAGCCCGCCGGCAACATTCGCTGTTTCCGGAATTAGGCTGCAGTCACTGGAGACTGGGGGGTTTAGCAGCAGACAGGTGGCCCACGGAGGAGGGGCCAGTTGCGATCGGCGGTCCGAGAAGCCCGACTCTCAGCCGGGCGGACAGCATCAAGCGTGGTATCCAAGTCAACGACGGCTGCAATTTCAGCCGGGGCCTGTGCCATGGACAGTAATTCGCAGACCGGGCAGTCCGATTCCTCGGGACACGGTTGCGGGGTCGGCCTCTCCTGCTCGCTTTGTTCGTTCGAGCTGGTTTCGGCGACCGCATGAGTATGAGCATGACCATCGTGGCAATGCGTATGCTCAACCTGAGAATCTGAGGTTCCCGCCTGATCGACATGGCAACATTCACCCTGCGGATGATAGTGCGCATGAGGAAGAATGACCCCGCCGGTCAGGTAGGCTGCAAGAATTACAAGATGTAGCAGATGGCGGATCATTGACGGTGTAGGGGATTCTACTGTGTACAGAAGATCGTCGAGCCGGAGGTCCTCGTGGACAACTTCGCCCGCTACGATCTATTCAGGTGTGCACACCGGAGCTCGTGAAGTTCGACCTTACCACAGGATTCTACGCATCGAAGCGCCGAAATGTCAGGAAAAAACGGCCTGCTGAACACGTTCTTCACGAATCGACCTGGGTGATGGCTGAATGTTCATATCTCTCTGTGGGCATCGCAAACGGCTGTCCGGGGGGTGGAGGGCCTTCGCGAACCGGGTGCGAAACGCCTTGCTGGGAGGGCCTCAAAAGGGCGGACCGACTTGATATTGACTCTTCTGGACCACTGAGGCTACCTTCCGCCCGATTTCCGGCTCCCGGGCGTCTTCGTCAATCTATTGACTGTCAACAAAAACCCATGGAAGGGTTGTACTTGGCATGCATCTCATCCTGTAAATCGGTCCTGTGTTGCGTCGCGTCACTTTGCGTCGTGATCGGAGGCCTCCCCTCCATCGATCCCCTCTCGCATAAAGATGTTTAACTCGTATGGATACGCCTGTTGCAACTACTGGTGCCAGAACGAGCTCTCCGCAATCCACCAGTTCCCGGTCTGCGCTCGGTCCATCCTCTGATGAGCCATCGCGGGACGGAAACCTGCCTTCCCGCGGAGTGTGGCTTCTTATTCTCCTTGTTGGCGCGACCGCGCTCACGGGATGCTCGACCACGAAACACTATCAGGCGGAGAAGCTCCCGCCGCATCTGATGGCTCCGCCACTCGAGAACGCTCAAACGATCGACCTCACGAAGCTCGCCACCGCGACGACGACGCAGGATCTGATCGGAGCCGGCGACGTGATTGAAGTCAGCATTTCAGCCGGTCTGGCTGCCACCGATACGACAACATTTCCGGTTCGCGTGACCGACGACGGAGCAGCTCAGCTGCCAATGATCGGTAACGTCGAGCTGGCCGGGATGAATCTTGAGGAATCCGAAGCCATCATCGCGGGGGTTTGCGTCGACAAAGGACTGTATCGGGCTCCCCACGTGACTGTGACAATGAAGCGACCCAAACTGCACCGGATCACCGTGCTTGGGGCCGTTGAAGAACCAGCCACTTACGAACTGCGAGCCGGCCAGTCCGATGTCCTTCAGGCAATTGTGGCCGCAGGCGGCCTTTCCAAAGACGCCGGCGTTTTCGTCCAGGTGCGTCATCCGGGCTACCGTGGCGAGAGTGACGGTTCGTCAGCTCCTCTGATCGCGGAGCTCGATCCCGAGTCTGGTGTTCAGACGGTGTCCAACGAATCGAAGGTGGTTCAGCCGATCGGCATGCAGACGGTTCGGGTGAATCTGGCCTCGGCGGCGACAGAGCGTCCTGAGACTCTCCGGCTGAACGACGGTGGGATTGTGATGGTCGAACGGCGCGATCCGAAACCAATTCACGTGCTCGGACTGGTCAAGAAGCCGAACCGATATGAGTTCCCGATCTCTGAAGACCTTCGTCTGCTCGATGCCGTCTCGCTGGCGTCGGGAACGGACAATCCACTGGCCGACAAGGTCTACATTATTCGAAACACTCCCGGTTCCGAAGAGCCGACTCTCATCGAAGCCAGTTTACGGAAAGCCAAGCGGAACGGTCGCGCCGATTTGCGACTCGCTCCAGGAGATATCGTGAGTGTCGAGCAGACGCCGACGACGGCCTTGTACGAGGCTGTCCGTCTGATCGGCTTCGGTATCAGCGGACGGGTCTTCTAGGACCACTGGACTTCAGCAGCAACTTGCCTCAGGGCATGTTTACTCTGTGAACAACGAACGACTCGACGCCCATGCAGGGATTGCAAAATGTTAACGCCTGAGAGTCAGGACTCGATTCAGATTCCCCAAACCCACGATGCGCACAATCCGCTGCAGAGCGTCATTCGCTTCGCGCAGTCGCTGATTCGTCGCAAGTGGACGGTGCTCTCGTGGCTGTTGCTGACGACGAGTCTGGGAATTACATATTTCGCCATGGCGACGCGACTCTATGAATCGAGTGCCGAGCTGCTCATTCTCCACACTGGAGAAGGCAATATCGATCAGACCCAGCAGAGTCAGAAGATGCTGCAGGATCAGCTGCCAACCTACACCAAGGTTCTGGCGAGCGACGAAGTTCTGAAAGGCGCGTTGTTGCGATTGCCTGACGAATATCGAGCCGACTTTATCGGCATGACCAAGCGGGAAGCGATTAACAAGCTGCGCGGAAACCTGTCGGTGAAGTCGACTCGTCAGACTAACCTGCTTCAGGTTTCCTACAAGGCGGAGTCTCCCAAAGCAGCCGTCGCCATCGTGACCGAAATTCTGAATGCCTACTTCGCGTTCATGCAGGACATGCATCAGAACACGTCCCGCGAGACGCTGGCTCTGCTCAGCAAGCAGAAGGATGAAGTCGAACGACAGATCGCGCTCAAGCAGGGCGAATTGCTGCGGCTCCAGTCCGAGTCGGACTCCCTGCTGGGGACTGGCGACAATGTCATGAGCGTTGTCAACGAGCGTGTGATTGAAATGAACCGCGCGCTGGCCGCCGCTCAGCGGGAAACGATTGAAGCGCG
The sequence above is a segment of the Rubinisphaera margarita genome. Coding sequences within it:
- a CDS encoding 3-hydroxyacyl-CoA dehydrogenase NAD-binding domain-containing protein encodes the protein MTGQWTHWDVEQSAENSLTVWIDVQGQSQNVFSNDVMSELDRVLDELESHPEAQAIVFRSRKENSFFAGADIHEFLDIQTAAEAEQVSERGQTIFKRIAALKPLTVAVIQGPCLGGGLEMALACDRRIAVISSSTRLGLPEIELGILPGWGGTQRLPGLVGILQTISLILQAKKLTAEKAENIGLVDQAVTPDQVEDAVLKCVKSGGEIRAERKRTWLNWVLDRTNFGRDMVIARTGKKIGRQKEHYPALEKALTAIRKSYERGDAGYRYEQEAIGQLLLSPTCRNLVRLFLLRERARSLETWDVSESVREQSPRTLVVLGGGTMGAGIAQIGIKNGLHVVVKEINDEAVEAAQQRVSKIYDTLVDRKSLTQSEADTHLGRLTLTTQWEPCRQGDVVIEAVPESLSLKQSIFQELAAMVPVETVLATNTSALSVDEIFADVPAGERVGGLHFFNPVHRMDLIEVVQGSTTSPETTGRLLALSRKLGKTPILTRDSPGFVVNRVLMPYLDEAVKIALEFTSSSSDLAGIDQQMKRFGMPMGPLELMDQVGIDVAAHVASSMSVVFGEDSITALVLQRMVDAKRLGRKTEAGFYNYVHGKRTEAVGLHPLVEGIEIDISVAPETPLDGQLTPIQQRLVMAMVNEAGRCLDENVVEEAWMIDLAMVLGTGFAPFRGGPLRYAAEFPREDLIKTLKAMAQVYGPRFEPSPSLRSLES
- a CDS encoding DUF1559 domain-containing protein, coding for MTSFPLSLRIRRTGFTLIELLVVIAIIAILVALLLPAVQQAREAARRSSCKNNLKQIGLALHNYHDVHTTLPPGWISVDGTAHSAHDGVSGAGWGTMILPYLEQPAIYDLFNANISIADPANDDFRLNNINVFECPSDPKPPRFEIEEEGSPGTVIAELPIANYVGVFGTEELHGCENAPGTAPVSTSGQCNGDGTFYHNSKVRFRDLTDGLSNTMVVGERRTNEALDWYSTWVGMVPEGEEAFQRVLGAMDHVPNDPTAHFDDFSSPHQGGAQFVLGDGHVRFISENIDVRLYQALGTIQGGEVIGEF
- a CDS encoding sulfatase family protein, producing the protein MSSESLSLAIAGEGFLFARTGSIVPRIAGVLRYRSAICPRAFRGVCHAETGPARLLTVLIPSTLLPAAEKTDRPNVIIIYADDLGLGDLACYGNERFQTPYIDRMAREGVRFTDFSSSCPYCAPSRASLLTGRYPFRNNMMLGNPVPAADYGLQQARKPNPALDQLGLPQDELTLGELFQQQGYATMAIGKWHLGHQPQFHPTKHGFDDYLGILYSNDMHPVQLWKNDDIVEYPVVQATLTKRYTEAAVAFIEKNKQQPFFLYLPHAMPHKPLACSEDFYSRQPSGPSPDLYRDVIAELDWSVGHLIECLQQLKIDESTLVVFTSDNGPWFGGSTAGLRGMKSRTWEGGLRVPAIIRWPGTIPAGQIIDEPTIIMDVFSTVLAAANIPAPDDRVIDGFDLLPAMTGEAAVPERLLFSFQGNVKSVRQGDWKYHQQMPPALNFPDDWIDPRRPNGVTLLAPDEQYGPAAHPGVVTGDHGARPGLFNLKQDPTEQNNVADAHAEIFQRLAKYREAIEQQTGRPPGQGKLIVP
- a CDS encoding polysaccharide biosynthesis/export family protein, whose amino-acid sequence is MWLLILLVGATALTGCSTTKHYQAEKLPPHLMAPPLENAQTIDLTKLATATTTQDLIGAGDVIEVSISAGLAATDTTTFPVRVTDDGAAQLPMIGNVELAGMNLEESEAIIAGVCVDKGLYRAPHVTVTMKRPKLHRITVLGAVEEPATYELRAGQSDVLQAIVAAGGLSKDAGVFVQVRHPGYRGESDGSSAPLIAELDPESGVQTVSNESKVVQPIGMQTVRVNLASAATERPETLRLNDGGIVMVERRDPKPIHVLGLVKKPNRYEFPISEDLRLLDAVSLASGTDNPLADKVYIIRNTPGSEEPTLIEASLRKAKRNGRADLRLAPGDIVSVEQTPTTALYEAVRLIGFGISGRVF